Proteins from one Papaver somniferum cultivar HN1 unplaced genomic scaffold, ASM357369v1 unplaced-scaffold_158, whole genome shotgun sequence genomic window:
- the LOC113337153 gene encoding uncharacterized protein LOC113337153 isoform X2 translates to MMYVFGVKGLVIYHGVTYLSPLQRVVGFCAAIVVIKMYTVTPPEASSSRYLVNFGKNYETGIPHRNTLVSLKALGEEDTKLMDSGERARSSGGAENSYLSKGAEGRNQSLDKYKLLHLRKPE, encoded by the exons ATGATGTATGTATTTGGAGTAAAGGGTTTAGTAATTTACCATGGTGTAACTTACCTATCACCTTTACAAAGAGTGGTAGGCTTTTGTGCCGCGATAGTCGTGATAAAGATGTATACAGTTACCCCCCCAGAAGCTTCATCTTCCAGATATCTTGTGAATTTTGGTAAGAATTATGAAACTGGAATCCCTCACAGGAACACCTTAGTGTCATTGAAAGCACTAGGAGAAGAAGATACGAAACTAATGGATTCGGGTGAAAGAGCAAGATCTAGCGGGGGGGCAGAAAACAGTTATCTCTCAAAAGGAGCAGAAGGAAGAAACCAATCTCTAGATAAATATAAACTG CTTCATTTGA
- the LOC113337153 gene encoding uncharacterized protein LOC113337153 isoform X1 — MMYVFGVKGLVIYHGVTYLSPLQRVVGFCAAIVVIKMYTVTPPEASSSRYLVNFGKNYETGIPHRNTLVSLKALGEEDTKLMDSGERARSSGGAENSYLSKGAEGRNQSLDKYKLQLHLRKPE, encoded by the exons ATGATGTATGTATTTGGAGTAAAGGGTTTAGTAATTTACCATGGTGTAACTTACCTATCACCTTTACAAAGAGTGGTAGGCTTTTGTGCCGCGATAGTCGTGATAAAGATGTATACAGTTACCCCCCCAGAAGCTTCATCTTCCAGATATCTTGTGAATTTTGGTAAGAATTATGAAACTGGAATCCCTCACAGGAACACCTTAGTGTCATTGAAAGCACTAGGAGAAGAAGATACGAAACTAATGGATTCGGGTGAAAGAGCAAGATCTAGCGGGGGGGCAGAAAACAGTTATCTCTCAAAAGGAGCAGAAGGAAGAAACCAATCTCTAGATAAATATAAACTG CAGCTTCATTTGA